Sequence from the Festucalex cinctus isolate MCC-2025b chromosome 21, RoL_Fcin_1.0, whole genome shotgun sequence genome:
TCCCTCAAAAATGGCCTCACTCCCACAGAAAGTAAAAACGTAAATTGCGACAGAATTAGTATTTCACTCTTACTGTTACACAGATTCACTGAACTGCACAGACAGATACCACAGATTGAATCACAACGTGTCATTTTACCTCTGAGCAGAACAGAAGGCACAGAGTTTGACATAACATCATCAAATGACGTAAAAGTGCAATTCTTTTTATATTACAGCACCGGACATCAATAGTAGAGAAATACTGCAAGCCAGGCATTACAGAAACTGCGCTTTATACAGTAGTTGTCTAGACAAGATCTCAACACCTGACATTTAATAGTTTTCTGTACTTTAATATGAATGTTGAGAACAAGTAATGCAGTAAACAACCTCATACTGTGTGTCGTATTTATATCACTGTTGAAAGCAATGCAGATCAAGAGATTAGCCCTTGGAACAAAATGTACTGCAGCCACTATGAtttaggaaagaaaaaaaaaaaaagtctattgataCAAGTCGACCAAGTCATTAAACATTAATGACTCAttcctgtttgtgttttttgttgtttgtttgtttgttttgtaaaggaATTTCACATTTAAAGACATGCAGCTTTCATAATtccatacacaaaaaaatgatcagTGTCAGTTTGGGTGGCAAAGACGCTTAACTAAACAGCtgacacaaaataaattaataaataaataaacgtgtcCCAATTTCTTTTCTGAATTCTGTAGTCCAGTAACTGTAGAACATTTTCTgaccaatgtgtattttacaaaaataaataaataaataataataataataataataataaaatcacatgCAGCTCTTCATGCCGACCACACGATATACTATATTGGGAACAGCAACGTGATGACAAAAGCAACTAATGTGAGATGATACTGGCAGACATTAGTaagtagggtgaccagattttcagaattaaaaatcaagtatacaataaattctcaccaggaactcTTTATATCAAATTTAACCACTACTCAATCTGGTGACTGGTAGTCATCATATTACTTAAGCTAACTGTAAATGCTCATTTGGTTGACAACACTAAAGAAGTCcatgcactcaccattatccaactttttttttgcactgtccCAGAAATAGGCCACCAGACTACATGAttaggctagtaggactacatttcccatgattcttagacacggaagaaggaagtagttctagtgtTCCGGTATGATATAAACACGCCTCTTATGAGATGATGTAGTAGATTAGTAGTATGAATTGCTATGacaactgtttgtttgtttttttgacaataatatgttagtaagtctaaatatggtattgtgGTTGATATTGCgtgagtggaatatgaattaagcagcaaaatccagccgttttatccatctcagggaacagccattttgccagttgctgtcaactgaagatgacatcaatgttgctctgagcaactatgatgtcatcttcagtcgacagcaagtggcaaaatggcttccCCCAAGATGAAAccaagggaaaaaaacggctggattttgcttcataaatcatattccaaaaatgtaatattaatcaaaatgtcatgtttagactagtgagatcACATAGAAATTGACTTTCACTTTAAACAGtgaaatctggtcaccctaatgAATAGTCTACTGGTTCACATTACTATTGGATGATTCCCGACTTAATGCCGCGTTTCGTTTACATGCGCCCCGAACGGCGACCAGACCATGATGCAGTCAGCCGGATAGGCCCCAGCCAAATGGGCGACGCAGCCACGGTTAGCCATCAAGTCATTTTGTTGTTGACGTTCGCGTTCTGTCCACACCAGTACAGCTTATCCTCacctctcttcctcctccactgGCACAGCAAAAGCATGCGGAAGGTCTTCTGAAAGGTCTTGTTGCACAGGGCGTAGCACATGGGGTTGACGGTGCTGTTGACGTAGCACAGCCAGTAGCCCAGGTGCCATAGGGACGTAGGTATGCACGTGGCGCAGAATGTGGAGATCAGCACCATGATGTTGTACGGAGTCCACGTAAGGATAAACGCCAGGAGAATGGCACTGAGGGTCTGGGCCGCCTTCTTCTCCTTCACCAGCACCATTCGCTTCCTCTTGGTGATCTGATTCTTCAGACCTGGGTCCATGGGCTTGGAGGTAGTGGAGGAGGAAGGtgagccatttttctgctcgGCTTCGGGGGGTTGAGGAGATGCGGGCGCAGGACTGCCTTTGTTACCCTTTGGAGCAGGTGTGAATTTATATGAAATGCACTTCTTACGGCTCTCCTTTGAGGGGGTTGAAAAATACTGATCTTCTGCGTAGTCCGTCACTTGGCCATTCTTATCGTTTTGACCGTTATCTCGTAAAGATCCTTTCGGGGTTTCGATCGAAATGTGATGCTCCTCCTCGTCGGATGACGAGTAGCTATTAAAGGAAACGGTTTGGTCGCCTTTCGCCCACACTTCATCTGACCTAATGGTGGTTTTTGTAGCGTTGCTTTGGTTCGAAGAGGACCAGGAGGCCTGGCTCCTTTCTTTCCTCTCTCTGGTGAAATGGAAGCAAGAGTGAATTATTTTTCTCTGCGGTTTAGCTCCCTCTGAGACATGATCGCTTGTGAGTCCTTGCAGTTCTGCCAGATCctttgtccgtctctgtgtctCCTTGTAGATCCTACAGTAGAGAATAGTCATGACAGAGACGGGGATGTAAAAAGCCGCGATGGCTGTCCCAAATGTGATCACTGGCTCTGTTAAAAACTGAATCTGGCATTGGTCCTCGGATTCCTTTTCTTCCCCGACAATGTACTTCCAACACAGAATTGGCGGTGCCCACAGGACAAACGATACCAGCCATGCAAGGCCTATCATGAAGGCggccctttttggagtcctctTAGCCCTGTAAGTCAACGGCCTTGTGATGGAGAAATATCTGTCAAAGCTGATGACCAGTAAGTTCATAACAGAAGCGTTGCTGGCTACATAGTCCACAGCTAGCCAGAGATCACATGCGAGGCTGCCTAAGGACCAGTAACCCATCAGAATATATGTAGTGTACAAGTTCATGGAGAGCACTCCTATAATGAGGTCTGCAAAAGCCAAACTCAGCAGGTAATAGTTGTTGACGGTCTTCAGCTGGCTGTTGACTTTGAAGGATACCATGACCAAAACGTTACCAACTATCGTGATCAAGCTGACAATGGCAGAGACTGTTGCTATGGTGATAACTTCCCAAAGGCTATGTGGGGCAGACTGGATGTGCGTTGTGTTGTCAAACGTGCTGTTTGGAGGATCGACATCCATGATGGTGTGCTATTTGCCTTGGTTTTAGTTGAAAAATTAGTTCGAAGTTCTTCTCTACGGTTTCATGGAGAATAAAACATGACCTGTAAAATAGAAGGGAAATATCAGGACACAAAGATAAACAAAAAGAATTGTTTTCAGCTAAATTTTGTACAGTGTCTGGTAACAAGGGACAATTATTCAGAATTTTTCTCATTGTGTTAAATTGTCTGAAAAATTGTCTTTTCGCTCAAGCAATGTTTCTGTTGATGTAGGCCTAATACTTGAATGTTAACTTTCTCGCCtaattatataatttattttattgccaAAAGTAAAAcgaaacaacagcaacaataaaaaaaaaaaaaaaaaaaaaaaaaaaaagcaccgatTAATCCCGGAACCTTTTCACATTGACTTGCGTGTTTGGCGGGGATACAATTCAATGTAACCCCCACACAaaacttttggtcctccacttAAAGCCGTCCGGTTGGCAAAGTGGGCTGTCATGGAAGGGAGACCAAACAGAGGCAGAGGGGGAGGCTGGAAACGAGGTGGCCACGGTGGAAATGACGGTGATAAATTTGGCGGTGATCACAGAGGCAGAGGCCGAGGAGGCTACCATCGCGGCCGGGGCAAAAAAGATCACCACCGCGGTCGTGGACGTGGACGTGGGGGAGATGAACGTGCAACGGAATTCCAACACTGGGTAAATGAGTCCGCTCTCCCAAACCTGCTTGAAAATCTCAAGTATGTTTTCATAATATCGCGTGTTGTATTCCTGAAAGATGTGGGGaaagaattacaaaaaattCGGGTGCTTCTGTCTCATTCGGCCGACGTGACACTCATTTTAGAGGAATGCCAAATcgagttttatttatgtatttatttcatgaaataGCAGCCTGTTAATTGTTATCACCGGGTGGTGCACTTCACTTAATGAGGTACACATGAACACCCATAATTTACACCTGCTTATTCTATCCAAGTTAAGCACtttattagtgtttttttgccctcaaactcgtggcccgggggccatttgtgccCCGAAGGATGATAGTTTGCGGCCTCATACTTGACGTAAAAGTTTACTGTCAATGTGAACCCTATGTTCTTTTGGTGTGTTGTTGTCctggtttttaattttattttatgttgttttattttttaatctcttaTATAGCTCAGGCTCGTGACAACTTTTGGGGAAATGTAATTCTGAAGTAACTCCAAGCGTGtgtttattaactctttgactgccaacaacgataaataataattagtaaaattccgatggatggaatgcgatctttcatttagtagccatattgtatatgtagtaaaggcaaacaatattctttttgccttgaaagatgagttaaaatacgCGAACGtgtctggcactgtggattttttttgtattatttttataacgtgtggcagtcagagttttaaattaaagaaacattttttttttttaaaaagacccaCCAACCAAAACTTGCCGTGAGGAAAAGTGTTGGCGGCGAGAACATCCAATTTCAAGATAACTGAGAAGCACTGGTCTAGCTAGAATGTGCTAATCTGAAGTGCAAGGCGGTATGTAGCAACGTCAGCCCTTTGCTGACATTATGTTAATTGAAACAAAAACTTCTTTCAATACCGTACACCTCAGCTTCTGCTAATAATCACATTGGTCTTCATAATGCGGCGGAGAGGCAATACAGGAAATCTTGCCAGCTTGTGTAGTTTGATCAAGGCTAAATAATCAAACACTTGaattatgtacacatttgttcaCTCAGCGCTTGAATAGCATCCATGGGccttgtttgccttgaaaatgACACTAGACCGAGAGGGTTCTTCATTTCCTCTGGCAGCTTCTGTCAACTGATTCCCCTGTTGTTGTAATCGCAGTCAGAAAAGAAACAATAGGGGCCCAGTAATTGCAATCAAAGAAATCTCCTTTGGGATTTATGGGCTCCTTGATTGCAATCATATAAAAATACCCCTTAGGGCTTCTCTTATAAGCCTGTGGTCTTCTGTCATATTTCAGGAAAACAGGCACGGCTGACTTTGTGGCAAGACGAAAACTAAAACTGCTACAGTTTAGGTAGAAATacaatttttctttaaaatggccgatgccaatATGTGTCGAAATGCCGAATATTGGTGCCgataattggtctatccctactaTACACAACTGTCAATATTATTATGCTTCCCACTTGGGAGTCCTGACTTGGAATAGTTAATATCAGTTAGTGGTTGTGtatacaattatttttcaagtgtaaagatgcaattttaaagtttaaaatgtGTATGTGAATCCTGATATTGGAACTCGCCCATCCCTCGTATGAATAACTGCAGGTGGATACAAAGCTTAATTGTAATTTCTACCAtctaagaacatttaattattCTCCCTGATCTATAGTGTAACATGAATCCCTTATTTCTCATTTGCATAATTCATCAGAACCAAGTTGAGGAGGACTGTCATGAAGAGGGTCACAGGAGCGTTTTCTCCAGGAGGAAATTGGAGTCCAACTGGGACCGTTACGAGGACTCGGAGAAGGAGGCAACCCCTGACAATATGCCCACCATAAGAGGAACTGACTACCATGTGCTTCTGGGCTCTGCAGGTAAGAAATACAAATTTGgacagaaaataaaacattggaTTAAAAGATTACTGGATTGTGTATTTATGTTGTATTTGCTTCCCTggataaataaatggaaattgtCCCTCTGTCAAATATTCCACTGAGTCTGAGTGGGCTTGTCTAAGGTTGACTCACTAATCCCAATTAGTGAAAAGGAAATGTGTGTTGTCTTAAGGGACCCTTTTAATTGCCTTGTGGACACTCCTTTCAGATGGATGCAAAAAACATTGATCATAGTTCTTTGCAGTCTTCAGttttgtctgatttattttgttattaagtACTAGTATGTGAGAAATAAAGCCTTCTGTAGGAATTTAAttctttttaaatcattttttttaaatcacttgtctctcctttttgtgtgccTCAATTTATCGTGAGGAGTGCGATGACCTAAAACCTCAATCTGATTTTCAGGCCAAGTTGCCTCTGATTTGCATAACTATTTGTGACCAAAGTTATTTTCGGTGTCATCTCACCACAGCTGTGACCTAAACTTTTGTAGCTGTGAGCTCAAGTTTGATTCCTTCTATGTAAATGGGTATGGAGCTCTTTTACCAATGTATTGAGGATGTGATAAATCATAATAAATCGACTTGTGCATGTTTATCTCAAGTGTGCTTTTCAAAGGCGCAAAGGCGCCAACTGTAGTAAAGCATTAAGGGGTCAAAATGCCATGTGCCGCTGTAACTTGCCAATTCTTATGACTGTTAGTGGTTCCATTTTATCTTACAATTATTAATTTGATTGATCACATTGGGATAAATACTGTATGAATTAAACTATCAGTTTTAATTCCTATTGTGGCTCACATGAGGTTCTGGAAAATGTGATATATTGTGATGGGCTCACTCTAAGTGGCCCTTTGATTAATTACGCCCCCTCCTCCCTgatctgggaaaaaaataataataaaaattatgaacccAAACAATTTGTCAAAAACGCTGATAAATATGCATTCTATGTTTTCTGTGACAAAATGGGTTGAAGAAAAGTCTTGAAAAtagcaaaattgaaaaaaatactgcGCTTATAACTGGTCTTATACGACAACATGAGTAGGTCTCACCATTTTTGgcagatttggaatgatatgcaggacaaacaCTTCAGTAATATAAAAGCTTTGAgtgagttatttttttgtgaaaaaatgcaCATAATGAGATTGTTTGCAGTTTTGTGCCACCCttgaatggtcttttttttaatttttttattttttattttttatttttatttttttatttttttatacaggaCAGCCCTTTGCACAAATTAGTCTGTGGTTAATTTATTTGCTTCAGACCCTTTGTTGTTGGGTTAggattgtggattttttttttatacgtgcATTGAGAAATGTATTATGGAAAATAAACTATATAGTGCATGTATTTTGTCTATTTAAAATGTCAgttttgtcatacatctggtAAGGAAGTGCGTGGTCCTATGTAGCACCGAGGAAAAATTACGGTCCCCTCCAGCATTTAAGTTGCACATCCCTGATATAAACATATTTATGGATTTTAAGATATTTTACAAACGACTCCCATTGGTAGTCAATTATGGAGTATCTCAGCTAAGTATGAGCTCAGCTgtctttgtgcatttttagttTCGCACTATTTTTATAGTTTGAAGAGTGTTCCAATGATGCGTCAAACTCTGACTTTCTCTTGTAGCGCACATGGCAAAGGTGCTCTCGCGACTTGCGCAGCTCAGTATctcttgtctgtttttttgtgtgttttttttgcccacaTTGTCAGATTAGTCATACTGTACAAGAGGCCAATGCTCTCTAGAGGATACTTAATTGTACGTGGGAGGCAATGTTTTTCTAGCCAATTACGGGAGCCCTGAAATCAGGAATCCAGCATCAACGCATCCTTTTGCAGCTTTATGATAATACAGAACACAAATGAACCAGCACGTTTTGCATCGGAGTTGTAGAAATGGAGGCGtgatcggtttattttttttcccactcagcAGAAAGTCCAAGTCATAAGGTGACTCCGTTCCTTGCAAGTTTTTCACACGTGCAGATATTATGTATTTCCGGCTACGCATGGCCTTGAGCCACGTTTTGCAACCTTTGCGATTCATCTTGCCGTGTGTTTGAGATACAAATTCCCCAGATGCTCAGGTTGTATATGCAGTAGGACGTAGgcattatatttgttttaagttgcattaaaGCCAGCACCAAAAAGTATTACATTAAATTTGCTGATACCTGTAGAAACCCTGCTTATCTAATCTTACTGTCTTTTATATTTAGCTCCTTTTAATGTTGTCTTTTAGTTGAGCTTTTATcttattttgttgtcttttagcttttagctccagtgtttcctcatgggggGGCTTCCTAGCCGGGACAGGTTGGCTAGCGTTTTCAAACAGTGGGTCCTCCCGGTCGATCTGGGTCGGATGTCTCTTTAAGGCAGTGGTCATGGGCTCACTGTCATctctctcagtgtggatgagctCCCCTTGGGtgcttttcctcacatggtttctctgtgcccctgGTATGGCCAGGATTAAGTGCATAACTCTTACTTTGACATGATTCCAAATGTGGTATggttatcctaaaaaaaaaatgtttctgaattaaatgtaAGTTTTGGAATCACATAATATGCTGTAGACCTTACACCTGGTGCatgaagtcaaaaatgttcaagGGAGTTATATAATCTACGTTTATATAACCCTATATTGCGGCTTTTGATAAGAAAGGAATTGGATGCCCTTTCTTTGAcagttatatatttgttttatttgcattgaatgtgttttttgaCTTCAGTTTTGTGTTTCCTCATAATGGATGTAGCACCTGCTGCTGGCCCTAACACTTAACGTACTTTTTATCATTGCACTGTGACTTACTCTGCTTTTATCCACTTCCAAAGATTCACAAAGGGATGTTGTAAACCATTTTCATGGCTTCCCTAAGGCTGCGGCTATTATCAAGAAAGCAACCTTGACGATACTGCTACTTGAAAATTTTCAAGGTCTTTTGAAAATAGATTTTGTGCAGAAAGGTTTCTGTTGCCTGAAGAAGCAGTCATGTACCGCAGGAGCTTTCTGTTCCACTGCGATTGTTAAATTAAAACGCATTATTCTGTGTGACGTCTGGCGGAGATAATTGCCATCAACTGTTTTGTATccctgaggcgtttttttttttttttttttttttttaaaaaacctcCTCAGGTTTCTGTCCGATCATTGCTGGGGGTTGATTGCGCTGTTGCTATGGGGAACGCACATGTTGCCATCCTTTTTGTTTGAGGCGTGTCATGTCTTCATGAGTGGGGGAGATTGACTGACTGGGACCTAGTTATTTACATCCTAATGCGTTCGTCTATCTATACACATTAGCACGAGGATCAATCCTACTCCCCCGCAGCCGTAGTTTACCGAGGCCTCTAATGGACACCTATCAAGGCTCAATCATAATGAGACAAACGGAAATTGCATTAGCACGTTGGTGGTTCACCTAACTAGATACTTTTCCTAACTGATATGAATAGCAGCAATCATGCCTTAATTTATACGTTCCGGTGTTGTTATGGATACTTCATTGGATGTTGCTGTAAGGCCCAGTCGGAACACTCGGTCACCTTTCCTGCTTTTGCTGATGATAGTGAAGCCAGTGGAAGAAGGCGTGAGGCTAAAAACAGCAGTTTTGATCATAGACACTTCAACTACCATCCTACAGAAGAGTCTACATGTGGTCATCTTTAAATACTTCCTACCAATGGTTCACTCAGGGGCAGCATTGTGTACTCTGCAGttgtctttatttatatatatatatatatatatatatatattcaatttaGGTTTTTTTGCGTTCAGTTTTTCGCTGTTGAAAAgagataattaaaaaacacatttacaatgGATGTCAACACACTTGTTTGTTTATATCTGTGTGTGTagatgtgtagactttttatactaACTGTATGCACATTTAAAGAGCTTAAATAAGTGGATTTCAttgttgtagattttttttgctaactaaatacattttaaagaaaacattcaaataccAATAAAGGCGTCAAAATTAATGGATtgatcgacaactattttaataatcgtgtAATCGTTCAGAGCCATTGTTTAac
This genomic interval carries:
- the chrm5b gene encoding muscarinic acetylcholine receptor M5b — its product is MDVDPPNSTFDNTTHIQSAPHSLWEVITIATVSAIVSLITIVGNVLVMVSFKVNSQLKTVNNYYLLSLAFADLIIGVLSMNLYTTYILMGYWSLGSLACDLWLAVDYVASNASVMNLLVISFDRYFSITRPLTYRAKRTPKRAAFMIGLAWLVSFVLWAPPILCWKYIVGEEKESEDQCQIQFLTEPVITFGTAIAAFYIPVSVMTILYCRIYKETQRRTKDLAELQGLTSDHVSEGAKPQRKIIHSCFHFTRERKERSQASWSSSNQSNATKTTIRSDEVWAKGDQTVSFNSYSSSDEEEHHISIETPKGSLRDNGQNDKNGQVTDYAEDQYFSTPSKESRKKCISYKFTPAPKGNKGSPAPASPQPPEAEQKNGSPSSSTTSKPMDPGLKNQITKRKRMVLVKEKKAAQTLSAILLAFILTWTPYNIMVLISTFCATCIPTSLWHLGYWLCYVNSTVNPMCYALCNKTFQKTFRMLLLCQWRRKRGEDKLYWCGQNANVNNKMT